TCAGCTTGAATCCCTGCACCGCCCCCGGAATCTGAGCCAGCAACCGTCAAAATCTGTTTCATATGGGAACTCCCGTCGTTATTTCGATAGCTGTTGCAGATACACCTTCGCCTGCTGCACACCGTTCTCCGGTGACATCACCCCAGACATCACCGCAGCCCCATATGCACCGGCATCGAGACATTCCGAAACCCGTTCAGGCGTTATTCCACCCAACGCAAAGACAGGTATGTTGACCCCTTCTACGACGTTCCGCAGCCCCTCGACACCGACAGCAGGACCATAATCCGGTTTACTGAGCGTCGGATAGATCGGGCTATAGGTGATAAAATCCACGCCTTCGGTTTCCCGCTGCTTCGCTTCAGTGAGCGTGTGAACGGAGCTGCCGATGATGAAGCAGCCATTAGTCTGCTCTATTACTTTTTCTATGGACGCCGAATCTCCAGGTAGATGGAGACCATCTGCACCGATGCTCATAGCTATCTCGATACGTGAGTTAATAAACAATTGAGCAGAATAGGTGTGGCAGAGTTTGCAGAGGGGTTCAGCCAATTTGATATACTCGGCATCACTCAGGTCTTTTTCCCTGAGTTGGATGGCGGACACCCCTACATCTAAGAGGTCATGGATGGTGTCGTACAGCGTTCGTGGTGCACAGAGC
The nucleotide sequence above comes from Candidatus Poribacteria bacterium. Encoded proteins:
- the thiE gene encoding thiamine phosphate synthase translates to MPQKTVRRRTAETATNPPPTHPLHFKLYAITDRGLCAPRTLYDTIHDLLDVGVSAIQLREKDLSDAEYIKLAEPLCKLCHTYSAQLFINSRIEIAMSIGADGLHLPGDSASIEKVIEQTNGCFIIGSSVHTLTEAKQRETEGVDFITYSPIYPTLSKPDYGPAVGVEGLRNVVEGVNIPVFALGGITPERVSECLDAGAYGAAVMSGVMSPENGVQQAKVYLQQLSK